DNA sequence from the Thermodesulfovibrionales bacterium genome:
GCGCAAAGAACGCGAAGTACAACTATTTGAATTTCTTTGCGAGCTTTGCGGCTTTGCGTGAACAATCGTTTTTAGGATTATACGAAAAAATCGTTTCACAGCATATCCTCCCTGGTGATCCGAAGAGCGCCGGCATCCTGCATGATCTCCTCCGCCCGGCCCAAGTGGTCTCTGGTGGTCGAAACGCTGATCCCGATGGTGCCTTCCCCGATTGCCGGATCATAGACCCGTTCTCTCCATGGCGGGAGTCTCATTTCCATGAACATGCCGATGATCGCGCCCAAGATAGCGAAGAGCATAGTGAGCTCATAGGTGATGATGCCGGTCGGGAAATACGCTATTATCGGCTTGTCCCCGGTCTGCACCGGGTACATGTAGGAGG
Encoded proteins:
- a CDS encoding quinol:electron acceptor oxidoreductase subunit ActD, whose product is METLGTFKDVEAAARAVDSLIKAGIGEETITSLTSVPYPDGVIVKTGRRTWFRWVSAVGGVLGACAGFALAAGTSYMYPVQTGDKPIIAYFPTGIITYELTMLFAILGAIIGMFMEMRLPPWRERVYDPAIGEGTIGISVSTTRDHLGRAEEIMQDAGALRITREDML